CTCGAGCCCGGGAAGCTCGTCCTCGACCAGGTACTCGAACTGGTCCCGGAACTCCTGCAGGTTGAGGCCGGCGACCGCCGCGTACTTGGCCAGCGCGTGGGCGTCCTCGAAGTCGTCCCGGCGCAGCCGGATCATGTAGCGCCGGGCGATGGCATAACGGGTCGATCCGATGTCGACCATGCGGACCTTGGCTCGTTGCGCGTCGTCGTCGTACATGGCCTTGAACGGGATCGGCACGAAGCGCCCGGCCTGGATCGACATGATGGCGGCATCGCCGCCCTCGAGCAGGAACTTGGCGGCGCAATAACCGAGGTCGCGCGTGTATTCCATGTCGAACGGGATCGGATCGGCGCATCGCAGCTCGTAGCCGATGTTCTTGGCGACGATCGTGGCCTTGAGCCCGAAGTCGGCGAGGCGCCGCTGCACGGCCTGCTTGAGGATCTCGCCGAAGCTCACCTCCGCGATCCGCACGTGACCGTGCGCATCGCGCTCCACGCCCTCGAGACCCGCGAGGTCGCCGGGATCGATCGAAAGCACCAGGCCCTCGGCGATCACCGCGACGCCGTCGCGCCGGCCGGTGGCGACGCGCTTGATGATGGCGCCGGCCAGCGTGTCGACCACCTTCTTCACCGGGACCGGGAGCCGGAATTCCTCGGGGATGAGCGTGAGCGTCGCACCGCCGGCCTTGCCGATCCCCATCGCGAGGTGACCGGCCTTGCGGCCCATCGCGATCACGAAATACCAGCGCGACGTGGTGCGCGCATCGATCATCAGATTCTTGAGGATCTCGACGCCGAGGTGGCGTGCGGTCTGGTAGCCGAAAGTGTCGATGTGGGGCGGCAGATCGAGGTCGTTGTCGATCGACTTGGGCACGTGCACCACGCGGATGCGCCCCGCCGACTTGCGGTCGAGCATCATCGCCGAGTACGCGGTGTCGTCACCGCCGATGGTGATCAGCTCGAACACGTTGAGCCGGAGCAGCGAGACCACCGTGTTCTCGAGCAGCTCGGGGTCGCTGGTGGGGTTCGCCCGCGAGATGCCGATGTGCGATCCGCCGCGGAAATGGATGCGGCTGACCCCGTCGATCGTCAGCGGCCGCACGTGCTCGATGTTGCCCTGCATGATCCACTCGAAGCCGTCCTCGATCCCGATGACTTCCACGCCTTCGAGCGCGGCGCGGATGGTGGCGGCGGCGATGACGCTGTTGATGCCGGGCGCCGGGCCGCCGCCGACGAGGATCGCGAGGTTCTTGCGCTGACTCATCGGGATCAGGCCACCGGAGTCACGGCGAGATCGGATGCGAGCTTCTCGATCACGCTCGCGCACTGCTGGTAGCCGGTCTGCAGCAGGAAGTGGGGATTCCTCCCGTAGGACTTGTGGCCGAGGATGTAGAAGTCGGGCTCGGGATTGGCGAGGAGATCGGCGCCGAAAGCGGGGGTGGTCAGACAATCGCCCGCGCCCGCCTCCGAGAGCGCAGCCGCCAGGCGAAAAGGCGCGCGCGAGGTGTAGCACTCGTGCACGTGCAGCTCGCGGTAGAGCGAGTCGTCGGGGCCGAAGCCGGTATTGACGATCACCTGGTCCGCTTCTTCCCGCCGCGCCTGGTCGCCGACCCGGAGAATGACCCGGTAGCGATGCGTGGCGGAGTTGAATTCGAACTCCTCGACCATGGCCTCGCCGATGTGCGTGACGTTCGGATCCCCACCCTCGGCCAGAGCGCGGGCGCGTGCCCGCAGCTCACGCCGTGCCGCCAGCGGGTCATCGGCCTCCTGCGGATAGAGCGCCTCCGCGGCGCGCCGTGTGACCCATGCCACCGAAGTGCCGGGCGCCTCGGCGGCCAGGCGCGCGAGATCGCATGCCGTGGTCGCCGCGCTGGCGCCGGCGCCGATCAAGAGCGTTCGTTTGCCCGCATAGCGCGGGCGCTGCAGGTCGAGCACGTCATCGATGCGGTAGCTCATCTGCGGCGCCAGATAGAGCTCGCGCCGCGCCGGGATCCCGCCGTCGCCGGCCCAATTGGGCTGCCCGTACACGCCGGAGGCGTCGATCACCGCGTAGGCATGCAGGTAGCTCTCGCGGCCACCGACGTCGCGCACCAGCATCCGGAAGGGATGCTCTCGACGCGCGGGGCCGCTCGAGTCCGCTTTGAGCAGACCGCGCCGCGAGATGTGAACCACTTGCGTGTGAGCGTGGATCCGCGAAGCCAGCTCCGGGTGTTTCGCCAGCGGCTCGAGATAATTCCTGGCCAGCTCGGCGCCGGTCGGACATGCCTCGCCGTCGGGGCGCTTCCAGCCGGTGCTCTCGAGCATGCGCGCCGAGTTCGAGCCGACGTTCATGCGCCACGGGGTGAACATCCGCACGTGGCCCCAGGCGATCAGGTGCGCTCCGACCTCGCCGCGCTCGAAGATGTGAACGTCGAAACCGCGATCGAGTGCCGCGGCCGCGGCTTCGAGCCCGACCGGGCCAGCGCCGATGATCGCCAGGCTGTTACGGGACGGCAAGTTCAGGGCTTATCTCCGCGAGTCCAGGCCAATCGAGAGACGTCGACTCTAGTGGCC
This sequence is a window from Candidatus Eisenbacteria bacterium. Protein-coding genes within it:
- the pfp gene encoding diphosphate--fructose-6-phosphate 1-phosphotransferase, which produces MSQRKNLAILVGGGPAPGINSVIAAATIRAALEGVEVIGIEDGFEWIMQGNIEHVRPLTIDGVSRIHFRGGSHIGISRANPTSDPELLENTVVSLLRLNVFELITIGGDDTAYSAMMLDRKSAGRIRVVHVPKSIDNDLDLPPHIDTFGYQTARHLGVEILKNLMIDARTTSRWYFVIAMGRKAGHLAMGIGKAGGATLTLIPEEFRLPVPVKKVVDTLAGAIIKRVATGRRDGVAVIAEGLVLSIDPGDLAGLEGVERDAHGHVRIAEVSFGEILKQAVQRRLADFGLKATIVAKNIGYELRCADPIPFDMEYTRDLGYCAAKFLLEGGDAAIMSIQAGRFVPIPFKAMYDDDAQRAKVRMVDIGSTRYAIARRYMIRLRRDDFEDAHALAKYAAVAGLNLQEFRDQFEYLVEDELPGLELRQHEAEPESLRRANP
- a CDS encoding NAD(P)-binding domain-containing protein, with protein sequence MPSRNSLAIIGAGPVGLEAAAAALDRGFDVHIFERGEVGAHLIAWGHVRMFTPWRMNVGSNSARMLESTGWKRPDGEACPTGAELARNYLEPLAKHPELASRIHAHTQVVHISRRGLLKADSSGPARREHPFRMLVRDVGGRESYLHAYAVIDASGVYGQPNWAGDGGIPARRELYLAPQMSYRIDDVLDLQRPRYAGKRTLLIGAGASAATTACDLARLAAEAPGTSVAWVTRRAAEALYPQEADDPLAARRELRARARALAEGGDPNVTHIGEAMVEEFEFNSATHRYRVILRVGDQARREEADQVIVNTGFGPDDSLYRELHVHECYTSRAPFRLAAALSEAGAGDCLTTPAFGADLLANPEPDFYILGHKSYGRNPHFLLQTGYQQCASVIEKLASDLAVTPVA